The nucleotide window GAAACATTACCCCCGTCTATGACCATTATCCCGTTAGCAAACAAACGGTAACATGTGGATACCTCGGGGAGTTTCAGCCCGAGCATTTTGTTTACGTACTTATTGGTGATCAGGATACGATAGGTGGCGTACCCTGTTTCGCCGACAGGTTTACCGTCGACAACATATTCGTTCCATACCCCCGGGACTTTAATATACCCGTCCGGCGTGGGTTTGGTAACACTGCCGAAATCCCCCGGCAGCAGGAGACGGTTCCAGTAGAACTCCCATTCCCCGTCCAACCGGAATATTTTATCCGCGTCCCAGTCGTACCCGGACATATCGATCACCCCTTTCGATACGTTCGGGGTATCGGCGATAGTTTGACAGGATGCAAGCGTAGTATATAATATAATCAGTACGAATACCCAAGCCTTTTTCACAATTTACCTCTTCCGATGGTACTATTATAAGGGAGAGCAATAAAAAGTAAATAGCGGGGTATTTTCATTCGTAAATAAATATGATATAATAATGAGCAGTTACTCAGGAGGTAAGGCAGATGAAAGCTAAAATATATATCGTGGCGGTACTACTCGGGATTGCGATGATGGGATGCACCAATCTGCGTCCGGCAGAGGATACGACTATTCCGCCGGTAGAGACATGGTCTACCCTCAATGTCACAGTCCGGCTCGCGGGCGCGGGATGGGACATCAGCGGGTCTACCAACGTCGGCCTCGTACTCGTCCCGATGACGAACACGAATTCTTTAGCGGCCTTCGATATCCGTTACGATTGGTCGAATCAGACCGTCTATCTGAATCCCTCAGGGTCGTTCTCGCATACCTTCTCGAATATCTCGAAAAATCCCGCTCCTGCCGGCGCGGGTAAGTACGGCCTTTTCATTTTCAAGGATACCAATATGAACGGGTCTCCCGAAGCGAATGCGATAGGTTTTACCGAACCACAGCCCGATGGTTCCACCAATATCGTTATCGACGGTAAATCCGCCTATAACGTGACGTTCCAGAAGATCCGCGCGACATTCAATATCACCATGCTTTCTACGAATGACGGGAAACCTTACTATTTATATACGGATAAGTTACCGATTGATATAGGTGCATATCCATTGATAGGAGCATTCCCAAATTATCTTATACCCGCTATAGGAACAGTTCCAACCGATTCAGGATTATCATTTTCACATATTCTGACCTTCGATTATGCTACCAATCTGTATATTGCTTGTTATATAGATATAACAAATAATCTCACGAAGAATAGTAACGACATGGATGGATTCTATAATACTGAAGTCTTAGGAAATAAAATAGCCATTATGGCCAATATTACTCTGGTATCGCCTAATATCTTTTCGTTTGACGTAACCAACGCTATGTAATAACCCATAGGAGGCTTCATGCTGACCCGCGCGATAACATTCACCCTTTTCCTGTCGATATTCCTATCCCCCGCCCCCGTGCCGGAGTTTTATCCCTCCGCGCGCAAACCGCATATCATACCGGTAAATTTCTTGATAAAAACTTCAAATGTAAGTATTCTATTTGAAATATGAATCCCACACCATGTTAATGAAGAAATAGCAGCCCATAACATCGAAAAGTGTCATTTCGCGCCGCGGCGCACGCCGCTTTTTATCGAAACCCTGCGGGAGGAAATCGATGCGGAAATTTACGGTAACGGTTTTCATTCTATCGGTCATATTTTCCGGCTGCGCGAAGCCTCCGGTTAAGGAAAGCGGTACGGATATGGTGGTGAACCGCATCGTGCCGGGAAATTACACCGCGAACTTGGAACTCAATCTGAACATGGATGATTTTACTATTCTGGGGGCGGTTACCGGCAAGGGATCGGCGCTGGAGGTTTTTAACGGGAACACGTTCGTGTTTATCGCGGAGAAGCAGCTCGCCTTTTTCGGCGATGAAAGTACGATATTCGGCTTCACGATGAAGGAGGGGAAATCCTCATCGGTCTCGTTCGGGAAAGCGGAGGAGCTGGCGGCGCGGGCGGCGCTTTACAACGCGATGCTGGCGTATCCCAGCGCGGATTTCATCATATTTCCTCACTTCAGCTTCGATTACGAACGCGCGGTAGAGTATGACAGTCAGGGCTCGGCGGTTATCTGCTACACGAATAAAATTACGGCGACAGTCTACGGGAAGGCGATCCAGTTAAAAGGAACTCCCGCCGGAAACTGAAGGAGCGCGCGATGAAGTATTGGATAATCGTTCTGATGTGTATCATCCCGACGTCTCCGGCCTATTCCGGGGATTTTATCAATCCCGCGCCAGGCGGGAATGATTTCCTGAACCCGGATTATACGTCGTCCGAAGCGGATAAAAAAGCGAAAGCGTTAAATACCCCCGGCGGTATTCTCGAGGGAATTTACGTCGCGCCGGGCTTCGACATTTTAAGTATGGCTCCTAACGTGCTTCTCGAATTCTGGAATCAGAATTTCGCGGTCGATATCTGGATTTACGGGCACATGTATTCCAGATTAGTAACCTATTACGATTATTATCTGGCTCAGAATAAAAGCTATATCGCGAATTACACGGGGGTTTCTTTTGGCGTCGAGGCGAGGTATTTCTTGATTACCGGGATTTTTTCGCCCAGCGTGAGCGCCGGGATTTCCCCCGATATCGTGGATATATTCCGCGTCGGGTTGAACGGACGGGTTTCCCTGAGAATCTGCCCGGCGGATTTTCTCTTTATCGAGCCCTTCGCGGGGATTCATCTGACTATCGGAGATAGTACCTATTTTCAGGCGGGTTTTTTACTGGGATTCAAGCTGTAAACCTATTCCCCCGCCCCGGCGAGCTGGCCTATATAGTCCTTCAGGTGCACGAAACGGTACCCCTTCGCAATAATCCCCGGCAATGCGATCTTCAGCCCCTCGAGCGTGTTCCGTTCGGGAAAGTTCATATGCATGAGGATAATCGCGCCGGGCTTCGTCCCTTTGGTCAGACAGTCCGCGATCTTTTTCGCGCTCGACGACTTGTCGAAATCGTAGGTAAATAAATTGAAGCCCCCCGCCTCGTAGCCGAGCTCGTTTACTATTTTCAGCGCGACGTCGTCGAATACCGCGGTACCGGGACGGTAAAACAACACCTTTTTCCCCGTCAGCGCCTCTATTTTTTGCGCGGACAGCACCACCTCGTCCACCACCTCGCCGACATCCTTCGTGCCCTTGACCCCGTAGTACTCCTTGCCGGTTACCACGCAGGGTTTATGATACAGCCCGTGATTCTCGATCTCGAACAGTGGATTCGCCGCCAGTTCCGCGAATATATCGGGATTCGCGTCGATCCAGCGGGCGTTAATAAAAAGGGTCGCGGGGATATTCTTCTCGATCAGGAAATCGATGAGTTCCTTGTCGTACTTCGACCCCTTGGGGCCTCCGCACGCGTCGAAGGTCAGCGCCATAATTTTTTCTTTCGTCTTGATTTTCAGCTTCACCCCGGCGATATACGCGCCGCTCGTCTT belongs to Brevinematales bacterium and includes:
- a CDS encoding polysaccharide deacetylase family protein, whose protein sequence is MRYIILLLFMPFLLLSAEKPSESADYQALKQSMIEKYKNMKPKTSGAYIAGVKLKIKTKEKIMALTFDACGGPKGSKYDKELIDFLIEKNIPATLFINARWIDANPDIFAELAANPLFEIENHGLYHKPCVVTGKEYYGVKGTKDVGEVVDEVVLSAQKIEALTGKKVLFYRPGTAVFDDVALKIVNELGYEAGGFNLFTYDFDKSSSAKKIADCLTKGTKPGAIILMHMNFPERNTLEGLKIALPGIIAKGYRFVHLKDYIGQLAGAGE